TCatattgggggaaaaaaagatttatatGGTAATTAGGCTCAGCCAACATAAACAAGCTATGCTTTATGTGTTGTCATGTCTGTAGGCTGAGAGTTcctaaagaaagaaggaaggagaaacactaTTATTTATGTAAAGTAAAATTATTATGAATTAAAAAGCGCCTATGTTActacagcattttatttttttttgtgtaaagtcGCAGAAGGGGTTAAATGCCAATGTGGGGTTGGTCTAGcagttacttttttttaatgacatgaCTGACCTTGACCAACATAGGCACGTTTGTTCACTAGCCTGTGCATCTGAGCAGTTCTTTTACATAAACTATACTTACTTACTATGAACTTAATAACCCTATTAAAACTCAGTGTCATATTATAATTCCTAAATTAAAAGTTCTTTATATTGCCCCATACcctatttcacatttttttatttcttcactACACTATCTCATCTTAGCCCATACTAGGTGACAGTAGAAGACAAAATATTCATGGCTGTCCATGCacagttgtttctgtgtgtgtgtgcgagtgctGCCTTGGATCCTTTTTAATATTCTAGTCACTCTCCTGTTGTCTTTCAGAAGCTTCTTTGCCTTGGCGTGCAGCAGAGGTGTACAGAGGCAGTGAGCAAACCACGTGCCAGCCAGCCACACAAAAAGTATCTGTGGTGTCATTATCATATGGTCCCTGTCCATGTTGCCAATTTATGAATATTCCTAATACTTAGTGGAGGTGGAACTGGTGGAAGTCAATCAGTAGACTCTCAGTGCGGTCAGGTCAGCTGGAGGGATTTCCAAGTTGCTTCATTCACTCAACAAATACTCCTATCAGCCAGTGAAAGGAGGGAGCTAGTGTgcttgaagaagaaaaaaagcagctcaTGAGGCGACAAGGAGAGCATAGCTGTGGAGTCCAGGCTGTTCCTGGCTGTGTGGTAAGGTCAGAGGCAGCTGGTGCAGACAAAAACCTGGATGCATGGGGCTAGTTGGTCTCCAGCGCACTGAACTGAAAAAAGAGAGCTTCAAAAAAGTCTACCTGATACCCACCCCTCCCAGCTCATATTGCTGCTAAGACCAAGGGTAATGGTTGAAAAAATCCAGGGAAGATTACTTGGTAAACCAACATACCTGCCTGTACTGCTCTCTGCCTGTTGGTACTCACTATGATAATCTGCAAAAAatcatgttacatttttaaatccTTCTTCAAACAATGGTTTTAAAGTAAAACGTCTTCTATGAAGTCAAACAAGCTGTATTAATTACTTTGAATCTAACATTTTACAAGACTGCAAGTACATATGATTCTCATGATTTGCAGATTACCGAAAGTTACCTTTATACAAGCCTTACAAAAACAGAACCAGATTAAACTAGTGCTACCTATAAACCAGGTGGGAGCATATGAGCAAATAATGCATTATTCTGCTCATTAGTTTTATGAGAACATAGTTtcaattttaattatttatgtttttacaataAAGTGACAAAACTTTTAATGCAATGATGTTTTATTAATGGTGAAAATTATGCAGACATAATTTATAGAAATGAAGAAAGAcatgattaaaaagaaaatcttttCAGAGACATGAAGCAGCATAATTCACCTGTTTAATGGGCTGGGACTGGCAATCGACCAGAGTGCATGTGTAGTTTAACAATGAATGAACAATGAACCAAAATTAAATGACCCAATCACATCGTTGCCTTctttctttcatcctctctgtcctgtctacctcttcttctcttcctttacCCAGCTTActgtttttccttgccactgtctgcttgctctgGGGTTAGGctttgggtttctgtaaagcacttagagacaattttgattataaaaggtgctatataaattcAATGTTGTGGAAGAGACTAGAAAACATTTGTTataaattttattttatacaaatGATGTAACTTGTTAAATAACATTTCTCTTAATTAcatggtttgtttttatttaacagaGATGCACTAAATCTCTTGAAGACATCTCCTGTCCCCAAAGCCATGCCAGCCACGGTTGCCTCCGCTGCTCCAAGTCCTGTCACCACCCCGGCAGctacacctccacctccaggcaGCAGACCTAACAtacctcctctctctgtgccaGGGAAACCAGGAGCACCTGTAAGCACTCTCACAGGCACTTACTCACACAGTTTCTAGAGAGGTGTTATGTGTACTAAATACACTACCAAGCCACCAACCATTCAACCTTTCCCTTTCAAATAACAGTCTCAAAAGGACTGATGAAATGTTACTGTATTTTTACTGTAATTGACATCTTTATGCAATCATGGTAATATCATGGTAATATCATGGTAATATTTTACTTCTCTCCCCCGGTTTCTTTAGGGAACTTTCACAGAGATACCAGCCTCAAACGTCCGCCGTGTCATCGCTCAAAGACTAACTCAGTCAAAGACCACCATCCCCCATGCATATGCCTCCATTGACTGTGACATGGCTGCTGTCATGCAGCTCCGTAAAGATCTGgccaaaggtaaaaaaaaaaaaaaaaaacacagcacttcaAAGTATGTGTATGCATTTGCACATTTCTTAACATGCACATGTTAACATCCTGTCCTTCAGTGAATCTCTGATAGTAAGAATCAGAAGGCAATTTTTCCATGAAGATAAGCATTTCAAGGTTTTCACATGACTCCTCATTCATGCATTCAGAGAACCTGAGGAACATTTCCACCGCCAAGGTAGTCACGTTCCCCTAGTTCCACTCAAAACACATTTCCATCCCAGGGAGATAGTGCCCCTCTGAAAAAATGGTTGTTTATATACAGCAAACGGTTtagattttttaaatgtttacatcttcTTTCATCAAGTGATATCAGAGCCCAGTACTCAACATCATTAACAACTAACAGTTGAGAAAAAGGAGAAGTGAGGCAAGTTCCCCATTTCTCCTGGAGTCAGATCAACATGTGCGACACCTCAAGAAGGTCAAATGTGCAGAAGGGAATCTTTGAAATGTCTTTATCGAACTTTAGACCACGTGGTTGATCATATCTTCATCAGACACCATCAATTAGTCAACTTTCTGAATGAAAATtacctgaatgactgagaatctttatcaaCATATTGACAAACAAGTAGTGACAGTATTTGTTAGAAAAGGAGGCTGTTTTCACCGATCACTTGTGCTAACAAGAACATGGAGTTCTGTACCTGAGTAATTATATCTGCCTGGTATTTCCATTCATACAGTGTTAAAATAGGTACAGTGTAAATGCTGTGAGCTTTTATAGCAGTTAGAGTTTCAGTAGTACGTAGAATATTAGCAGAATGAgcagtttcttcctctttttgctTCATAGATTTACAGGCCTTCCCTAACAAACGGATATTGAGCAAAACACAGCTTCTTGAGCCACAGACATCAGGCTATATGTGTTTAGTAAAGGGTTTTCACTCAACCATAGAaaaggatttgtgtgtgtgtgttacaactGACAATTTTCTGCGGTTTGCCATATTCAGTCAATGGCTGCATTCCTAAATCGTGGCATGTGCTTACTTAAAGTCGTTTTATGTTGATGTAGCAAGAGTGCTTTGTCATTTTCCCATTTTTAAATGGGATTACCTTAACAAATTATCACATTACTGACATTTCTTTTTACTTAATGTGGCCTCGATGTCAAACAAACAGTAAATCTCTCCGGGTCCAGTCTCTGATGGAGAAAACGGGATGGCCATTCCAGACCTATTAGCGAGGTTGTGTGTGTACTGAGGGATTCTCTCGCCGGTTGTTTTTGTGGACTTCCTTTGTTCAGGAGCAGTGCGATTTCACGGTTAGCTCATTAATCATCCCGCTCACAGCATTCATAACTGTCTGGTACTGCCCTATTGGACACTGGTAAAAGTTGGCAGGGATGCCAGTCCAAGCATCCAAGGAAAGGGAGTGAAGCAAATGCTAGCAAATGAGTACAACAGAGGCTGATTCTGGTCAGCTTGGTTGCACGACCACAATATTTGGCCATTGTTTCGCTGATGGAGTGTGTggtatcattcatttttcaaagATTTGAAATTTGAGGGCACCGTTGGGCCACTGCTGTTCTAAAAAGCCATCTCCCTGCCTTAATCATGGTAACCAGGAATTACAGATGTTCAATACTACAGTCTGTACCCAACTCACAGACCATTCCTTCTTTGTCTTTTCAGAACAGGTCAAAGTGTCCGTTAATGATTTCATTATCAAGGCAGCTGCTGTTACACTTAAAGTAAGTATTGTCAAGATTCCTAATTCTTCTTCTTgaatctctgtgtttttaagcTAGGCCTCTGAATCTCCTAAccctcctttttttattattgactgTACAGGTGTCAGTGCTTAACGAAGCCTGTGGACACTGACACTTTATGGTTTTAATGATTGGCAAATTGAAGTCGGTCAATAAAAGGAGTAATAacctcacaaacaaacatttctaaCAGAGTTACACAGTGCCATTTTTAAACATAAGGAGTTGGCTTATGAATGTGTGGGTTTAGAGGATAGAAATAGAagctgtaatttatttattccGATCAGGAATGTCATGGTAGCatccataaaaacacactttcttaTCAGTTATCATAAAATGTTGCGTCAGCCTCAGTGGACGCGTTGTCAAAACTTGAGTGTTTGCATTTTCCAACTTTAAAAGAGCGCACCAAACAGACAGCAGGAAGTTATGCCTCAAACATTGATCTATGAAGATCAAACAGACCAGCTGAGAAACGTGACTATTTCATCCATGTGTTATAGTAAATGTGAGGAATGTGGAACATACATGTACATTTCTCACTTAATGTGATAAGCCTTTCTCATAGTCCAAACACTATGTTTTACTGTTAGTGCAACATCCCACATGACCAAAATACCTCCTGTGCCAGACTGAGATGTGTAATTCACTTGTGTAACACTGTAACATCAGAAGATCAACAGAGGTACTGCCCCAAGCTGACCTCAGTACTTGTAGAATTATTTACATAATCAGGTAAAGGTTACCTTAAAAAAGGTAAAACTGTAccatatgtgatttttttttcttttccagaaaataaaaatattttactgacaaaaaatacaatagaatagaaaatagaaTTTTGGTTTACTACAGGTCTATAGTCATCGAAGCCTTAATGATTCATCAAATCTGTATTATGAGGATGAGAATTGATTAATACTGACTTTAATTTGATGCTCCACACCCCCATGTAACCAAGTCAGAGAGACTTTCCATTTTTCATGCTTCTCAGTTTATCTCTTCTCTTTGTCTTGTTATTTGTCCCTGATTATATCAGACAGGACCTGGGCTGACCTCTTGATGTGTTTGTCCTAGGAAATGCCAGAAGTGAATGTGACCTGGTCTGGCGATGGACCCTGTGCGCTGGATTCAATCCATATCTCCATTGCTGTGGCAACTGACAAAGGCCTCATTACGCCTATTATCAAAGACGCTGCAAACAAAGGAGTCCAAGAGATCTCAGCTAATGCTAAGGTAAAGATCACAGGGATAATGGGAATTAGAAACAGGAAAACATTATGAACCATGATGTGATTATCTGATATAAATGAACCCCTTTGCTGAAAAGCTTCTCTTCGTTTTTTTGCAATGACATTTACCTTGAATGTCTCGCTGGTAGATTACATAACTTCATGCAAGGGGTGAGTTTATCACTTTAGGTGAATTATTTAGTTGATTTGTTACAGAACAGATATGGGAGTTGTTGAGAAATAGCATTTTCGTCAACCTTGGAGATGGGTGCATTTTGCCTTCTACAGCTAGGGTCgatcatttatttacaaatgcaCAAAATCAGTTTATTGCACGTTTCCGTGAAGACGTGTCACTGGTTGTCAGACGATGTTTTGCTTCAATGGAAAACTCATAGCTTTTAATCCACCATTAATGATGTCACATTTCAATGGTAGAAATGACTGTAGTTGTAGTTGTAACTGTGTACAGTTTGAACCTGGCAGAACTATATGTGGTTGTTTTTAGAGAAAAACATCCAGTATGTCTTTGAGTGTCTGTAAGGGTTGTTGATGGTTGAGTCGAGCGAGTGAGGGTGTGTAATTAGGTTTTAGACATGCTATTTCTCAGATTCCAGCATTTATGACAGTGCTGTGGCTTAAATGGCTTAAATGGCTTAAATTTATGCagtcagctcctgcagcagatgTGATCACTTCATCCAaagttttgtctgtttttcttgacGTTTTTACAGCAATATTGCTGTATTTTAAGCTGTAAGTATTTTTAATGTACTGCACCACACCTTTCTAAATGTACCACATCACAAATTCCTAAAGTGGAgtacgattttttttttcttttttctttttgttcaaTTCTCAAAGTAGTTGGAAAGATCTATATCACATcaaatcatatatatatactttcaACACAAGTCTTCCACCCGTAGACATCAGCAGATGCCTTGTGTCTTCCCTGGTGAAACTTTCAGTCTGCCTAGGGTCTTTTTGAGTTCAGTTTTGCCCTCACCAACTGGAATGCAGCTCGACTGGGTTGAGATCAGCTGACTGATCTCACCACCTCTTCACCTTGAAAATCTATTTGGCTTTGGCTGGAGAGTTTTAGGGCTGTTAAAAATGCTCTTCCATTAGATTTTGTTGCAGTCAGAATTCTCTGATAAATCTGTGTTCATCAGCAGTGAAGTCATTATTAAATGCCATTGAGCCAGTTTCAGTGACAGCTTCTCACACCACCTTGTTTCCAGGAGAGGTTTTACATTTACTCATTTTACGTATCAATTTATTAAACTACTTTGATTACATGTAGTCAAAAAAAGGATCACAAAACCTTATATAAATGTTGCTTACTGTAcacttgatgctgctgcacattTAGTCCTCTTAAGCCTTCAGGATGTTCTTTGCCACCCACTGCTCTTCAGTTTTGTTATGCTGCTGCCTTGAGTTAAATCTACATTTGCCGGTCCTTATTGCTCTGAAATTAAAATCAACATGTGggatgactgaaacacagagagcttTCTGCAGGCTACTGATGTGGTGGAGAGGAACATGTCTATTTTtgtgctcaaaaaaaaaaactgttatctTAAATGTGCCCACCACATACAACTGTGTCTGATCCTGCGAGTCATTAGACTAGACTGTCTGTGTTGGATTTGTGCATTAAGCACACTTCCCTTATAATGAAGGTGACCTTGTATAAAGACAGCGTGGTCATGGATCAGTTTCAACCCTACTGAGAGCTTAGCTGAaagatacatttttaaaaagagcCTCTTCTTTATATCATTAGAATCTGTAGTGTAATGGAGATCGTATATTTTCAGAAAGTAAAAAGTTAACACTTGATCTTTTTGTGCTGATTTGATTTACTTTAATTACCTCCATGCTTCCTATATGACACTGTTTTTACTTGAGGCTGGTCACTCTCATTGATGCTGATAGGAGAAATATTCACAGAACCTGCTAGCTACTGTTAGctttttttctcatcttccCTTTTGGGTGTTGCCAATTCCCTTTCTTCATCTTAACAATGCACCGCCTGATAGTTTCCATTAATATCACTGCTTGCAATTGGGCATGTAATCATTTTCTTGAACATAGCTGAAAATTGATCCATGTAGCCTTTCATCAAAAGGTCTAAGTGGTAtaaaattgattaaaatgtttttcactTTTGGTTTCTTCTCATTAAAAAGATTAAAAAGTTTATGTGAAATATTGCAGTATTATGTTTCTGGTTGGTAATAAGCTTCATAGTATGGAACAAAACAGCAGATAACAATTCTTtgtatgtgttttctttcctaACATTGGCAAACCAGAGACTCTTGTGTATATGACAGTTATTGAAAGTTATTCATCGATATGTCATTTAATGACTGCATCTGTTATCTCCTCTTGTACAATTCTTTACATAGGCTTTGGCACAGAAGGCTCGAGATGGGAAACTGCTACCTGAGGAGTACCAGGGAGGCTCATTCAGGTAAAACTCATCATTTCAGCATTCAGTCATATATTCCAgtcatccatttttatttttatttcttcagtACACTGTTATTTTTTGTGTGGGAAGACTGGCCCTTTCACCCCTATTTCTAATTTGGTCTCATAATTTAATTTGCGACTCAGTAATAAGACAGCCATCATAAATTTCCACTATTATGACTTAAATCTGGTTCCACTGATAGTCAATATATTATGCATACTCTTTATTTCATGTGAGCCTGAACTGAATGTGGTCTTGGGCGACAAGGACCATCAGTAATTGTGCCATCAATTGCAGAAAAGTGGAAGGGAGGCTTTTTTAACTCATTAGAATTAATGGTGTCATTTAGGCATAAATGGGGTTTCTGTGTCAGGCAGGAGCGATGAATTCCTATTGAGATGCAGCCGTCTTTGTCCTCCTGAGGATATATGTGTACATTCTTcctctgttcattttttttcatccccCTGAGCTCAAACTCTCATTAAGGCAAACGGCAAACTGCCTCCAGGTCAGCCTTATTCACCATACCCAGGATTTAAGGGCAGTTTTGGAGGCTGGTGCTGCTGTATTAATCTTTACTGTGTGATATTTTATTCAATAAGTACTTAATTTACTCTTTTTGTTCATTCACTCCAACTGTTAACCTTTTTTCATTGAATTTGTTAGAGCCAGCAATGTCTGCTTAGTTCATTTTTATGCATGTTCATCTCTGCTGAGCTAGCTAATGATGCAATATGTGTACTGTGTCTTCTTTCTCCTTTCTTCTGGTGGACAGTATATCTAACCTAGGGATGTTTGGAATCAGTGGCTTCAGTGCTGTGATCAACCCTCCTCAGTCATGCATCCTTGCCATTGGGACCTCCAGGGCAGAGCTGAGGCTGCACGTGGAAGACCAAACTCTACGCACTCAGCAGCTGATGACAGTTACATTGTCCAGTGATGGACGGTTAGTGGACGATGAATTAGCCTCGCGGTTCCTTGACAAATTCCGTGCCAACCTAGAACAACCGCAGCGCATGGCCCTAGCCTGAAGAGCAATAATGTTATAGCTTTATAAAAATGATTGGAACGATTAAGCATAAAATGCCTACATGACAAAGCCTGGCTTAAGCCTAAACAAACAGAGAGCTCCTCTTTAGCTGAATAAATGTGTAGAGTGAGGCTTACCAAGTGTTGTTGTACATAGTGTAAAGTTCAGTTTGTGGCCTCCTTCGGGCAGATAATCACCAGGCTTTGTGATGGAGTTAACACTGACGTTGCATCACAATGTTTGTCCCATATATTGGTGGTTGGTTCCACGctagtgtgtatatataaagtTCTTATTCTGGTTTAACTTCTATTTTCCAGCCTCAGCTCTGTGTCACAATTGGTACATGTGCAAATGGTGCCCGGATGTACATATGATACATATTTATTACTGAACGTCAGAAGCTTTTCATTTTCCATCAAGGTTAAACCCACATGAACCACATCCTGTTGTTTCAAAACTCAAATATCCTCCAAATTCCATAATCATAAATTATTCATGTTAATATGTTTTAACTCATTTTAGACATGGCTAAAAAACAATCCCTCAAGTCTGTGTGTAGATGAACATTTGGTGTCTTTACATGCCAataaaacacactgttcagCCTGATCTTTGTGCCTCGTTAACGCAAACCTACAATGATGCATGAAACAGCCCAGCAACCAGGAaacacaagctgtgtgtgtgtgtgtgtatctgtgtatctgtttaattaGAATCTAAAGAGATTACACAATAATTATTTCATTGAAGCCAATTAGGATAATTTGCTGGGCTGAGTATACAGGTCAGACTTGGCTGGCAGATGTTTATCTTTGCTGTAAGCAGGAACAGAACAGCTGTTTACACATGTACCAGCACTGGTTGGACAGAGCTTATTTTAGATATGCAGCCTGATATTGTCTGTTTCAGCAGTTACAGAAGATGCCACAGGAGTGGGAAAGGCTGTGATTTCAGGCTTTCATTTGTCTCCAGCTTACATTT
This window of the Parambassis ranga chromosome 6, fParRan2.1, whole genome shotgun sequence genome carries:
- the pdhx gene encoding pyruvate dehydrogenase protein X component, mitochondrial, encoding MAASLRLGRQGILFGLRLSNFNKCLWATHQWKDNVRHFFQSPWTLGVSPLKVQMPALSPTMEEGNIVKWLKKEGEAVAAGDALCEIETDKAVVTMESNDDGVLAKILMEEGSRNIRLGTLIALMVEEGQDWKQVEIPAPDAAPPPAAPPATQAAAASVVAPAPPPSALPPKPSTSGPLRLSPAARHILDTHGIDPKLATPTGPRGLITKEDALNLLKTSPVPKAMPATVASAAPSPVTTPAATPPPPGSRPNIPPLSVPGKPGAPGTFTEIPASNVRRVIAQRLTQSKTTIPHAYASIDCDMAAVMQLRKDLAKEQVKVSVNDFIIKAAAVTLKEMPEVNVTWSGDGPCALDSIHISIAVATDKGLITPIIKDAANKGVQEISANAKALAQKARDGKLLPEEYQGGSFSISNLGMFGISGFSAVINPPQSCILAIGTSRAELRLHVEDQTLRTQQLMTVTLSSDGRLVDDELASRFLDKFRANLEQPQRMALA